A region of Fimbriimonadaceae bacterium DNA encodes the following proteins:
- the yqgF gene encoding putative pre-16S rRNA nuclease: MRVLAVDYGSKRIGLAVGDLESGLPRPLATLAAKPAIVQDAEIIRTIAASEEARLVVVGLPMQADGTKGPRAIVCERLAQALAGAGLAVAMIDERHSTQDGSAAAAGSLDDDAAAAIEIWQRYQEAHASP; this comes from the coding sequence ATGCGAGTCCTTGCCGTCGACTACGGCTCGAAGCGCATCGGCTTAGCCGTCGGTGATCTGGAGAGCGGCTTGCCGCGGCCGCTGGCCACTCTCGCAGCAAAGCCGGCGATCGTTCAGGACGCCGAGATCATCCGTACGATTGCCGCGAGCGAAGAAGCAAGGCTGGTTGTTGTTGGGCTCCCGATGCAAGCTGACGGAACCAAAGGTCCTCGGGCAATCGTTTGCGAGAGGCTGGCACAGGCGCTGGCGGGCGCAGGTCTCGCCGTTGCGATGATCGATGAGCGGCACTCCACTCAGGACGGTTCGGCTGCAGCCGCAGGAAGCTTGGACGACGATGCGGCAGCTGCGATCGAGATCTGGCAGCGCTACCAGGAGGCCCATGCCTCGCCGTAA
- the hisN gene encoding Histidinol-phosphatase yields MIQCTEGGMDAPPIQPNSSFMSPRLAFALQAVSEAGKVIMDVFRSEASFNLKNDESPVTAADLAAERLMRERIEDAFPGEAILGEEEGESVSAANRWVIDPIDGTKSFVARVPLFATLLSYEVDGEPILGVCAFPALGEMVYAERGAGAFWNDRLCHVSTETARTRGILATGSMSSLAAAKRLDGIMQLSDKVMAIRNWTDAYGHALVATGRIQAMIDPVVAHWDISAIKIIVEEAGGRFTDFSGVSQFGTEAISSHGLWHDEIVAAFS; encoded by the coding sequence ATGATCCAGTGTACCGAGGGCGGCATGGACGCCCCGCCGATTCAGCCAAACTCTAGCTTCATGTCGCCGCGACTTGCCTTTGCTCTCCAAGCCGTATCAGAGGCGGGAAAGGTTATCATGGACGTGTTCCGATCAGAGGCGTCCTTCAACCTCAAGAACGATGAATCCCCGGTAACCGCGGCCGACCTCGCCGCCGAGCGACTTATGCGGGAGAGAATCGAGGACGCGTTTCCGGGGGAGGCTATCCTCGGCGAAGAGGAGGGCGAATCGGTCTCCGCCGCCAACCGGTGGGTAATCGACCCGATCGACGGGACCAAGTCCTTCGTAGCCAGAGTCCCGCTTTTTGCGACTCTGCTGTCCTACGAGGTCGATGGTGAGCCGATTCTCGGGGTCTGTGCCTTCCCCGCTTTAGGCGAAATGGTGTACGCAGAGCGTGGCGCCGGCGCCTTCTGGAATGACCGGCTCTGCCATGTCTCGACCGAGACGGCGCGGACTCGGGGAATTCTGGCAACCGGCAGTATGAGTTCGCTTGCGGCGGCGAAACGTCTGGACGGCATCATGCAACTGAGCGATAAGGTTATGGCGATCCGGAACTGGACGGACGCCTACGGCCACGCGCTCGTCGCAACCGGGAGAATACAGGCGATGATCGATCCGGTCGTCGCGCACTGGGACATTTCGGCAATCAAGATCATCGTAGAGGAGGCCGGCGGGCGATTCACCGACTTCTCTGGAGTTTCGCAATTCGGAACCGAAGCGATATCCTCCCATGGACTTTGGCACGACGAAATCGTGGCGGCCTTTTCCTGA
- the ywlC gene encoding Threonylcarbamoyl-AMP synthase: MDLIESAAAAIRLGELVIMPTETVYGLAADATNPEAVGKIFTAKGRPENNPLIVHVDSVAMARECVQEWPEIADRLASAFWPGPLTLVLPKSPLIPATVTAGLDTVGVRIPNHPVALELIRRAGKPIAAPSANPANAVSPTRVGHLSDPILAAVAVVLDGGPCEAGIESTVVRVAADGVVILRPGAVSRLELAEVVPVFDREMTGPARSPGLGERHYSPRARVEITFSLSPDDCGLTFGPASLHQRTMPSDPVAYARELYDALHELDARNPDVIRIEAPPQFPEWEAVWDRLRRAASR, encoded by the coding sequence TTGGACCTGATCGAATCCGCTGCCGCCGCCATCCGGTTGGGGGAACTCGTCATCATGCCGACGGAAACGGTCTATGGCCTGGCGGCGGACGCCACCAACCCCGAGGCGGTTGGAAAGATCTTCACAGCCAAAGGGCGTCCCGAGAACAATCCACTGATCGTGCACGTCGATTCGGTGGCGATGGCGCGCGAATGTGTCCAAGAATGGCCCGAGATCGCCGATCGGCTTGCCAGCGCGTTCTGGCCGGGACCGCTAACGCTCGTGCTGCCAAAATCTCCCCTCATTCCGGCCACCGTGACCGCCGGTCTTGACACCGTCGGCGTTCGGATTCCGAATCACCCGGTTGCCCTCGAGCTGATTCGTCGGGCGGGCAAACCGATTGCCGCTCCCAGCGCCAACCCCGCCAATGCCGTTTCGCCAACCCGGGTCGGCCACCTCAGTGATCCGATTCTCGCTGCGGTGGCTGTCGTCCTCGACGGCGGTCCTTGCGAGGCGGGAATCGAATCAACGGTCGTTCGGGTGGCAGCCGACGGTGTCGTCATTCTCCGCCCCGGCGCGGTATCTCGGCTGGAGTTAGCCGAGGTTGTTCCGGTGTTTGATCGTGAGATGACGGGTCCGGCACGCTCGCCGGGGCTGGGCGAGCGGCACTACTCGCCGCGTGCCAGGGTTGAGATCACGTTCTCGCTTTCGCCCGATGACTGCGGGCTAACGTTTGGCCCCGCTAGTCTCCACCAGAGGACCATGCCAAGCGATCCCGTCGCCTATGCGCGCGAGCTTTACGATGCACTTCATGAGCTGGATGCGAGGAACCCGGACGTGATTCGGATCGAAGCCCCGCCACAGTTTCCGGAGTGGGAAGCGGTTTGGGACCGACTGCGGAGGGCGGCCTCGCGCTAA
- the htpX_3 gene encoding Protease HtpX, translating to MRRTIRQQIDGNRRASYFYIFLLMLLLAALGSALVGYYAPDYWVYGGLGASLIGLVLGMISLAKGPDIVLSISQAREVSPLELRRLDNVTEEMALAAGIPTPHVYVIDDSAPNAFATGNSPKRGVVVVTTGLLDKLNRDELQGVVAHEIGHIRNNDIQLMTTLAIVAGLIPLMADFLGRSIFWGGGRRRDRDDNGIFVIIGLILAIVAPIFAKLLELAVSRQREYLADATAAELTRYPEGLANALQRIAADTEPLEAANRATQHMYIINPLRHSGQALLGLFSTHPPTDERIRRLRSLAGMPDTPYIRS from the coding sequence ATGCGACGGACCATTCGGCAGCAGATCGACGGCAACCGTCGCGCCAGCTACTTCTACATCTTTCTGCTAATGCTCTTGCTCGCGGCGCTGGGCTCGGCATTGGTCGGCTATTACGCTCCTGACTATTGGGTTTACGGCGGCTTGGGAGCTTCACTCATAGGGCTCGTTCTCGGCATGATCTCGCTGGCCAAAGGGCCCGACATTGTGCTGTCCATTTCTCAGGCTCGGGAAGTGAGCCCCCTGGAACTCCGCCGGCTTGATAACGTGACGGAGGAGATGGCTCTTGCGGCGGGAATCCCGACGCCGCATGTCTATGTGATCGACGATTCGGCTCCGAACGCCTTTGCGACGGGAAACAGTCCAAAGCGGGGGGTCGTCGTGGTGACTACCGGATTGCTCGACAAGCTGAATCGCGATGAACTCCAGGGTGTCGTGGCCCACGAGATCGGTCACATTCGGAACAACGACATTCAGCTGATGACGACCCTGGCGATCGTTGCCGGGCTGATTCCCCTGATGGCGGATTTTCTTGGGCGGTCCATATTCTGGGGTGGTGGCCGACGGCGAGATCGCGACGACAACGGGATCTTCGTCATCATCGGGTTGATACTTGCGATCGTGGCTCCCATCTTTGCAAAGCTGCTTGAACTGGCGGTTAGCCGTCAGCGGGAATATCTGGCCGATGCCACCGCCGCCGAGCTGACTCGCTATCCGGAAGGATTGGCGAACGCGCTTCAACGCATCGCCGCAGACACGGAGCCACTGGAAGCGGCGAACCGGGCGACGCAGCACATGTACATCATTAACCCTCTCCGCCATTCCGGTCAGGCACTTTTGGGCTTGTTCAGCACCCACCCGCCGACCGACGAGCGGATCCGACGGCTCCGTAGCCTCGCGGGAATGCCGGATACCCCCTACATTCGCTCCTAG
- the purA gene encoding Adenylosuccinate synthetase — protein MSTLVIVGAQWGDEAKGKIVDVLGHEADYVIRYSGGNNAGHTVIVGDRVFKFHLIPAGILHPGTIAILGSGMVVCPKSLVEELNRTRQLQPELGELRISSAAHVVFPYHRLLDELEEEARGENRIGTTARGIGPAYQDKVARIGIRMGEFVRPDVFEKRLKDVLGFKNRLMRLFGKPELPFEPLFEEYLCYADELRKYVADTDIQVQDAVRKGKRILFEGAQGTFLDLDHGTYPYVTSSHPTAGGACLGTGAGPRDIHSVLGVAKAYTTRVGSGPFPTELDNEIGERIRQQGQEFGTTTGRGRRCGWLDLIALRQSARLNSLSGLILTRLDVLSGFDEVKVCTSYRLRGEEIDHLPAEIDDFGAVEPVYETLPGWDGNLRTARAVGDLPQTAQNYLKRVEAFLEIPIAILSIGPDRDETIILRRDLIWG, from the coding sequence ATGTCGACGCTAGTAATTGTTGGGGCGCAGTGGGGCGATGAAGCCAAGGGCAAGATCGTCGACGTTTTGGGGCACGAAGCGGATTACGTCATCCGTTACAGCGGTGGCAATAACGCCGGCCACACGGTCATCGTTGGGGATAGGGTCTTCAAATTCCATTTGATTCCTGCCGGAATCCTTCACCCCGGAACGATCGCAATCCTGGGTTCGGGAATGGTGGTGTGCCCGAAGAGTCTGGTTGAGGAACTCAACCGAACGCGCCAGCTTCAGCCTGAGCTCGGGGAGTTGCGCATCAGCTCCGCCGCCCATGTGGTCTTTCCCTACCACCGCCTGCTCGATGAGCTCGAGGAAGAGGCACGGGGAGAAAATCGAATCGGCACCACTGCACGCGGTATCGGCCCGGCCTATCAGGATAAAGTTGCCCGGATCGGTATCCGCATGGGAGAGTTCGTCCGGCCAGACGTTTTCGAGAAGCGGTTGAAGGATGTGCTCGGCTTCAAGAACCGCCTGATGCGGTTATTCGGCAAACCAGAGTTGCCCTTCGAGCCGTTGTTCGAGGAGTACCTTTGCTATGCCGACGAGCTCCGCAAGTACGTTGCCGACACCGACATCCAGGTTCAAGACGCCGTTCGCAAGGGCAAACGCATTCTCTTCGAGGGCGCACAGGGAACGTTCCTCGATTTGGACCACGGCACGTACCCGTACGTGACAAGCAGTCATCCCACCGCCGGTGGAGCTTGCCTTGGCACTGGCGCGGGTCCGCGCGACATCCACTCGGTGCTGGGCGTCGCCAAAGCCTATACGACACGCGTCGGTAGCGGGCCGTTTCCAACCGAGCTAGATAACGAGATTGGCGAACGGATCCGCCAGCAGGGACAAGAATTTGGCACTACGACGGGGCGTGGAAGACGGTGCGGATGGCTCGACCTGATTGCACTACGGCAGTCGGCCCGGCTCAACTCCCTCAGCGGGCTCATTCTAACTCGCTTGGATGTGCTTTCCGGATTCGATGAAGTCAAGGTCTGCACGAGCTATCGGCTTCGGGGAGAAGAGATTGACCACCTACCGGCCGAGATTGACGACTTCGGGGCGGTCGAGCCCGTCTACGAAACCCTACCCGGGTGGGATGGCAATCTGCGGACAGCCCGTGCGGTTGGTGACCTACCGCAAACGGCGCAAAACTACTTGAAGCGGGTCGAGGCGTTCCTCGAAATTCCGATCGCCATCCTCAGCATCGGCCCCGACCGGGACGAGACAATCATTCTCCGTCGTGATCTGATCTGGGGTTAG
- the aroE gene encoding Shikimate dehydrogenase (NADP(+)) yields MTTAYPWKEAPQAGYAVIGDPIAHSWSPIIQTAAMRQAGISGRYVAIQVPDLEFDAAVVRLKQLGYEGLNVTVPLKERAYRYAKPEPEARKYGVANVLNLIEGTATNTDAAGFLDSLLEVAAEPGHVLVLGAGGTARALVRALKDQGWSVSIWNRTQERAERLVDDLGFSMTIPTDPDPRGFDLILNTTSASLEGESLPIPWERADPTTLAYDVAYGPSMSPFLAEARNHGLRIRDGVEMLIAQAARSFAWWHGIEPDRDVMRRSVEHLRWT; encoded by the coding sequence ATGACAACCGCCTACCCATGGAAGGAGGCGCCGCAAGCTGGATATGCCGTCATCGGCGACCCGATCGCCCATTCCTGGTCACCCATCATTCAGACCGCTGCCATGAGACAAGCCGGAATCTCGGGGCGGTATGTCGCGATTCAGGTCCCGGATCTTGAGTTCGACGCCGCGGTGGTTCGACTAAAGCAGCTTGGATACGAAGGGTTGAACGTGACCGTACCGCTGAAGGAGCGTGCGTACCGGTATGCCAAGCCCGAACCCGAAGCCCGCAAGTACGGGGTTGCCAATGTCTTGAATCTCATCGAGGGCACCGCGACCAATACCGACGCTGCCGGCTTCCTGGACAGCTTGCTGGAAGTGGCGGCTGAACCCGGCCATGTTCTCGTTCTTGGCGCAGGTGGAACCGCGCGAGCGCTCGTCCGTGCCCTCAAGGATCAGGGCTGGAGCGTTTCGATATGGAATCGGACGCAGGAACGGGCAGAGCGCCTGGTCGACGACCTCGGCTTTTCGATGACGATCCCAACCGATCCCGATCCGCGCGGCTTTGATCTCATTTTAAACACAACATCAGCCTCGCTCGAAGGTGAGAGTCTGCCGATACCGTGGGAACGGGCCGACCCGACGACCCTGGCTTACGACGTCGCCTACGGTCCTTCGATGTCGCCATTCTTGGCCGAAGCTCGTAATCACGGCCTTCGCATTCGCGATGGAGTCGAAATGCTGATCGCCCAGGCGGCACGATCCTTCGCCTGGTGGCACGGCATCGAGCCCGATCGCGACGTGATGCGGCGCTCGGTGGAGCATCTTCGTTGGACCTGA
- the cinA gene encoding putative competence-damage inducible protein: MNAEVVSVGTELLLGQIVDTNAALLGRMLAEVGVANLHRQTVGDNLERVTRAVAAALARADVVITIGGLGPTEDDLTRDGVAAALGDKLIHDPDLEAELREIFARRNFPWLETQLRQAKRPANSRPLSNPNGTAPGLICEKGGKVVICLPGPPAELGPMVENFVKPYLAEKSGSGIILSRVIRIIGLGESVVESKVKDLLVSKNPTIAPLAHTGEVHLRVTARAANHSEAAKMIEPLEAEVRRRLGQAVYGCDTETLEGACIELLRQKSAMVAVAESCTGGMLGARLTSIPGSSDVVVGGAITYANSMKVKLAGVTEETLVQHGAVSAECAKEMALGVKELCSADFTLSVTGIAGPGGGSAEKPVGLVYIGVAAPGSVEAFQYSFPGSREVVRQRSVQAALFRLREALLAAE; this comes from the coding sequence ATGAATGCCGAGGTCGTTTCGGTCGGAACCGAGCTGCTATTGGGTCAAATCGTGGATACGAACGCCGCGCTGCTTGGTCGGATGCTGGCCGAAGTGGGTGTAGCCAACCTCCACCGCCAGACAGTCGGCGACAACCTGGAGCGAGTCACCCGTGCAGTTGCGGCGGCTCTCGCACGAGCTGACGTTGTTATCACCATCGGTGGACTTGGCCCAACCGAAGACGACCTGACCCGGGACGGAGTTGCCGCTGCCCTCGGAGACAAACTCATTCACGACCCGGATCTCGAAGCGGAGCTGCGCGAGATTTTCGCCCGCCGGAACTTCCCGTGGCTGGAGACGCAGCTTCGCCAAGCCAAACGTCCGGCCAACTCCCGCCCCCTTTCGAATCCGAACGGCACCGCGCCGGGCTTGATTTGTGAAAAGGGAGGCAAGGTCGTCATTTGCCTTCCCGGTCCACCGGCGGAACTCGGACCGATGGTGGAGAACTTCGTGAAACCGTACCTCGCTGAGAAATCCGGTAGCGGGATCATCCTGTCACGGGTCATCCGGATCATCGGACTGGGCGAGAGCGTGGTCGAGTCGAAGGTTAAGGATCTGCTGGTTAGCAAAAACCCGACCATCGCCCCCCTGGCGCACACCGGCGAGGTTCATCTCCGAGTCACGGCGCGGGCCGCCAATCATTCAGAGGCGGCCAAGATGATAGAGCCCCTCGAAGCGGAGGTTCGCAGGCGTTTGGGTCAGGCTGTTTATGGCTGCGATACGGAAACCCTTGAAGGCGCCTGCATCGAGCTATTACGCCAGAAGTCGGCAATGGTCGCGGTGGCCGAAAGCTGCACGGGGGGAATGCTGGGTGCGCGCCTGACGTCGATACCCGGATCATCGGATGTCGTTGTCGGTGGGGCGATAACCTATGCGAATTCAATGAAGGTCAAACTGGCCGGCGTCACCGAAGAGACGCTCGTCCAGCATGGCGCCGTGTCGGCCGAATGCGCGAAGGAGATGGCGCTCGGGGTCAAAGAGCTGTGCAGCGCAGACTTCACGCTTTCCGTTACCGGAATCGCCGGACCGGGAGGGGGCTCCGCCGAGAAACCGGTGGGCTTGGTCTACATCGGCGTGGCTGCACCCGGATCGGTCGAGGCCTTCCAGTACAGTTTCCCTGGCAGCCGTGAGGTAGTTCGGCAACGATCGGTTCAGGCCGCCCTATTCCGACTGCGGGAGGCTCTGCTGGCTGCGGAGTAG
- the mltG gene encoding Endolytic murein transglycosylase yields the protein MPRRKRRNPFRRLAMFIAVLLALGAAGFVYLLQPTGATPKEWIRFDRSTPLDDALARLQTKGMVRHAGAAWLWARINRKADPVAEGTYLLAGGLAPLDLVQSLRKPIRQMVTLPEGWWIARTAKRIGEKNIDSADSYNRLANDPSHFQSELPVAEGLDSLEGLLYPDTYDLPPLLGAEGVIRRQLRTFKAKVGDDFFKKSNWREIVVIASMVEAETKLDEEKPVVAGVIANRIRARMRLQIDATVLYGLQEWKQLKPGEVRKVDSKYNTYLHDGLPPGPIGSPSISSIRAAENPARHEYLYYVAMPGGYHRFAKTYADHLKNIRVSRKAFAKGEKP from the coding sequence ATGCCTCGCCGTAAGCGCCGCAATCCTTTCAGGCGGCTGGCCATGTTCATCGCCGTGCTCCTTGCCCTCGGCGCCGCTGGTTTCGTTTACCTACTTCAACCCACTGGGGCCACCCCTAAGGAGTGGATCCGCTTTGACAGGTCCACGCCTCTCGACGACGCCCTCGCGCGACTTCAGACAAAGGGGATGGTGCGGCACGCAGGAGCAGCATGGCTGTGGGCACGGATCAATCGAAAGGCGGATCCAGTTGCCGAGGGCACCTATCTGCTGGCCGGAGGGCTGGCGCCCCTGGATCTCGTCCAGTCCCTTCGAAAGCCGATTCGGCAAATGGTGACCCTGCCCGAGGGTTGGTGGATCGCCCGGACGGCAAAGCGTATCGGCGAGAAGAACATTGACAGCGCTGATTCCTATAACAGGCTTGCGAACGACCCGTCACACTTCCAGTCTGAACTCCCCGTTGCTGAGGGGCTCGATTCCTTGGAGGGGCTTCTCTATCCGGACACCTACGATCTCCCGCCATTGCTGGGTGCCGAAGGGGTCATTCGGCGGCAGCTTCGAACCTTCAAGGCGAAAGTCGGTGACGATTTCTTCAAGAAGTCGAATTGGCGAGAGATTGTGGTCATCGCATCCATGGTCGAAGCGGAAACGAAGTTGGACGAGGAGAAACCGGTGGTCGCCGGAGTGATCGCCAACCGGATTCGAGCACGAATGCGACTCCAGATCGACGCAACCGTCCTCTACGGTCTGCAAGAATGGAAGCAATTGAAGCCGGGAGAAGTGAGAAAGGTCGATTCAAAGTACAACACCTACTTGCACGATGGACTGCCACCGGGCCCCATCGGCTCCCCAAGCATCTCCAGCATTCGAGCTGCGGAGAATCCTGCCCGCCACGAGTACCTTTATTACGTTGCCATGCCAGGTGGCTATCATCGCTTCGCCAAGACCTATGCCGATCACCTCAAGAACATTCGCGTGAGTAGGAAAGCGTTTGCCAAGGGGGAGAAGCCCTGA
- the metG gene encoding Methionine--tRNA ligase, with product MMGQEAFFLTGTDENATKVLEAAQRAGQDPMAFVDRVSEAFRTCWASLDLRYDDFIRTTEPRHKECAQKFFSLLQEKGHIYLDKYEGWYDVSSETFFREADLVDGKSPDGNEVRWVSEENYFFRLSAFGDALLEHIESHPGFIVPEVRKNEVVAFVRQGLRDMCVSRNNQGWGIPVPGDESKVIYVWFEALINYLAATGWPEEGWEQLWPASAQWMAKDILTRFHATLWPAMLMGVGLPLPETLVGHAYLLFNDSKMSKSKGNVVSPQELVDGICARSGCAPQIGIDAVRYALAVTLPFENDSSFSVDELDRRYNSDLANDLGNALNRTLAMTHKFAGGTIPAGESEAKGLDAIRAAIAGYLAALELHRVDHAAEQAIGLIRWLNKYIDERSPWALAKQGDPALPAVLRTMLLVLRSAEGLIRPYMPHASAGIAAQLRLDPVNWSELGSEASLPSGQALAEPQPIFPRIDPKKAMAVTDPPQPVAERPDDIISIDDFAKIKLRVARVLEAEVVPDSDKLLKLQLMVGDEKRQVLAGIRKSYEPKDLIGRQVIVVANLAPRKMRGTESQGMILAADGPDGTAILLTPEQEAPEGTSVH from the coding sequence ATGATGGGACAGGAAGCGTTCTTCCTGACGGGAACCGACGAGAACGCAACGAAGGTCCTCGAGGCCGCTCAGCGGGCCGGACAGGATCCGATGGCCTTTGTCGATCGGGTAAGCGAAGCTTTCCGAACTTGCTGGGCGAGCTTGGATCTCCGATACGACGACTTTATCCGTACCACCGAACCTCGTCATAAGGAGTGCGCCCAGAAGTTCTTCAGCCTGCTCCAGGAGAAGGGCCACATCTATCTAGATAAGTACGAAGGCTGGTACGACGTCAGCTCGGAGACCTTCTTTCGGGAAGCCGACCTCGTGGACGGAAAGAGTCCGGATGGTAACGAGGTCCGCTGGGTCAGCGAGGAAAATTACTTCTTCCGACTCAGCGCATTTGGCGACGCGCTGCTCGAACATATCGAGAGCCATCCAGGGTTTATCGTTCCCGAGGTTCGCAAGAATGAGGTGGTCGCCTTTGTCAGGCAGGGCCTCCGCGACATGTGCGTCAGTCGGAACAACCAGGGCTGGGGGATCCCCGTGCCAGGCGACGAATCGAAGGTTATCTATGTTTGGTTCGAGGCCCTGATCAACTACCTCGCCGCTACCGGGTGGCCGGAGGAGGGATGGGAACAGCTGTGGCCCGCCTCCGCCCAGTGGATGGCAAAGGACATCCTTACGCGCTTCCACGCCACGCTTTGGCCCGCAATGCTGATGGGTGTCGGCTTGCCGCTCCCAGAAACCTTGGTCGGGCACGCCTATCTGCTATTCAACGACTCGAAAATGAGCAAGTCCAAGGGCAACGTGGTCTCGCCGCAGGAACTGGTCGACGGAATCTGTGCCCGTTCAGGATGTGCTCCACAGATCGGGATCGACGCAGTTCGATATGCCCTCGCGGTCACCCTGCCCTTTGAGAACGACTCGTCCTTCTCCGTCGACGAACTGGACCGGCGCTACAATTCAGATCTTGCCAACGACCTCGGCAATGCCCTCAACCGCACCTTGGCGATGACGCACAAGTTTGCCGGGGGCACCATTCCTGCCGGAGAATCCGAAGCGAAGGGACTTGACGCTATTCGTGCGGCTATCGCCGGTTATCTCGCCGCTTTGGAGTTGCACCGAGTCGACCATGCTGCCGAACAGGCAATCGGGCTGATCCGATGGCTCAACAAGTACATCGATGAGCGGTCTCCATGGGCGTTGGCAAAGCAGGGCGACCCCGCCCTGCCAGCGGTGCTCCGCACCATGTTATTAGTCCTGCGCTCTGCCGAAGGTCTGATCCGGCCCTATATGCCGCATGCCTCCGCAGGAATCGCAGCGCAACTCAGGCTCGATCCGGTTAACTGGTCCGAGCTCGGTTCCGAAGCGTCCCTGCCCTCGGGTCAGGCTCTGGCTGAACCGCAGCCTATCTTCCCGCGCATCGACCCAAAGAAAGCCATGGCCGTTACCGATCCCCCGCAGCCAGTCGCCGAAAGACCGGATGACATCATTTCCATCGACGACTTCGCCAAGATCAAGCTGCGGGTAGCCCGTGTTCTTGAAGCCGAAGTGGTGCCCGACAGCGATAAGCTGCTCAAGCTCCAATTGATGGTAGGTGACGAAAAGCGACAGGTTCTGGCAGGAATCCGCAAGAGCTACGAACCCAAGGATCTCATCGGTCGCCAAGTGATCGTCGTTGCGAACCTGGCGCCAAGAAAAATGAGGGGCACCGAGAGCCAAGGCATGATCCTTGCCGCTGACGGTCCCGATGGAACGGCGATTCTCCTGACGCCTGAACAAGAGGCCCCCGAGGGCACGTCCGTACATTAG
- the epsF_4 gene encoding Type II secretion system protein F, with protein MPLFAYTALDPSGRTVKAVMEAESEGMILSKLRDQSLHVLEVKQTRKAKTAARRGGKLKAKSLVVFSRQFATMIDAGIPILRCLDILTSQTKDPVLRPALEQVVIDVKGGAALNEALVKHPKVFSKLYVNMVRAAELGGILDVILDRLAGFLEYESEIRSKIKSAMMYPVLVLIFSFLMLFVLFSFVLPKFKEIFTGMSVEMPPVTAALFGVGDFMQQFWWIIILVMFGGFIGLKFWIKTEHGRWQVDYLKLKFPVVGELSLKMSVARFCRTFGTLISSGVPIMRSLEIVGETLGNVVLSSAVEQTRHSIREGNKLSLPLTQAGLFPTMVTHMIDIGEESGRLSEMLVKIGDFYDQDVEQTVKGLTSMIEPMLIIFMGGIVGFIAISVMTPIFKLVNSVN; from the coding sequence ATGCCTCTGTTTGCCTACACCGCCCTCGATCCTTCGGGTCGTACCGTCAAAGCCGTGATGGAAGCCGAGAGCGAAGGCATGATTCTCTCGAAGCTCCGCGACCAGTCGCTGCATGTCTTGGAGGTCAAACAGACCCGTAAGGCGAAGACGGCCGCGCGGCGGGGAGGGAAGCTCAAAGCCAAGAGCCTGGTTGTCTTCTCACGCCAGTTCGCAACGATGATCGATGCGGGCATTCCGATTCTGCGATGCCTGGATATCTTGACCTCGCAGACTAAGGATCCCGTCCTTAGACCTGCTCTTGAGCAGGTAGTAATCGACGTCAAGGGTGGCGCAGCGCTTAATGAGGCTCTGGTTAAGCATCCCAAAGTTTTCAGCAAGCTCTACGTCAACATGGTGCGGGCAGCTGAGCTGGGTGGCATCCTCGACGTGATCCTTGACCGCTTGGCTGGCTTCCTCGAATACGAGTCCGAGATCCGGAGCAAGATCAAGAGCGCGATGATGTACCCCGTGTTGGTGCTCATCTTCAGCTTCCTGATGCTGTTCGTACTGTTCAGCTTCGTGCTTCCCAAATTCAAAGAGATTTTCACGGGCATGAGCGTTGAGATGCCGCCGGTTACCGCCGCGCTCTTCGGCGTCGGCGACTTCATGCAGCAGTTTTGGTGGATCATCATCCTCGTCATGTTCGGCGGCTTCATTGGCCTGAAGTTCTGGATCAAGACAGAGCACGGCCGGTGGCAGGTGGACTACCTGAAACTGAAATTTCCCGTTGTCGGCGAGCTCTCGCTCAAGATGAGCGTGGCCCGCTTCTGCCGCACCTTCGGCACGCTCATCAGTAGCGGTGTGCCGATCATGCGCAGCCTTGAGATCGTCGGCGAGACATTGGGCAACGTCGTCCTGTCGAGCGCCGTCGAGCAGACTCGTCACAGCATCCGCGAAGGTAACAAGCTTTCGCTGCCGCTGACTCAGGCGGGCCTCTTTCCCACCATGGTCACCCATATGATCGACATCGGCGAAGAGTCAGGACGACTTTCGGAGATGCTCGTCAAAATCGGTGACTTCTACGACCAGGACGTCGAACAAACCGTCAAGGGCCTGACGTCGATGATCGAGCCGATGCTCATCATCTTCATGGGTGGCATTGTCGGCTTCATCGCGATCTCGGTTATGACCCCGATCTTCAAACTCGTTAACAGTGTGAACTAA